A window from Rhizosphaericola mali encodes these proteins:
- a CDS encoding cystathionine gamma-synthase yields MSENTHGIGTLYIHAGTEPDPATGAIMTPIYQTSTYAQPAPGVNKGYEYSRSGNPTRAALEKALAEIEYGNYGLAFASGLAAEDAIIRLLSPGDEVIAANDMYGGTYRLFTKVFAKYGIVFHFVDFQNLENIENAITDKTKLIWSETPTNPLLNITDIEKVAAIANKHNILLCVDNTFASPYLQNPLKLGADIVVHSATKYLGGHSDVVLGAVVVNDKELNDKIQFYQNASGGVPGPQDCFLVLRGIKTLHLRMQRHCENGEKIAHFLRQHPKVSKVHWCGFEDHSGYEIAKKQMRGFGGMVSFELKNDSWEEVKRVLSSTKLITLAESLGGVESLMNHPATMTHASIPREERIKNGLNDGLIRLSIGIEDAEDLIKDLDQAING; encoded by the coding sequence ATGTCAGAGAATACACACGGAATAGGTACACTTTATATACATGCAGGCACTGAGCCCGATCCAGCGACTGGCGCGATTATGACGCCGATCTATCAAACATCCACTTACGCGCAACCTGCGCCAGGTGTGAATAAAGGATATGAATATTCAAGATCGGGAAATCCTACACGTGCCGCACTAGAAAAGGCATTGGCAGAGATAGAATATGGCAACTATGGATTAGCATTTGCAAGCGGTTTGGCTGCGGAGGATGCAATTATTAGATTGCTTTCTCCAGGAGATGAAGTCATTGCAGCCAATGATATGTATGGGGGCACTTATAGACTTTTCACTAAAGTTTTTGCGAAATATGGTATAGTATTTCATTTTGTAGATTTCCAAAATTTGGAAAATATTGAAAATGCAATTACGGACAAAACAAAATTGATTTGGTCTGAAACGCCAACAAATCCTCTTTTGAATATTACGGATATTGAAAAAGTGGCGGCTATTGCCAACAAACACAATATTCTACTTTGTGTAGATAATACATTTGCATCACCTTATTTACAAAATCCACTCAAGCTAGGAGCTGATATCGTTGTACATTCTGCGACAAAATATTTGGGCGGCCACAGTGATGTAGTATTGGGTGCTGTAGTTGTCAACGATAAGGAATTGAATGATAAAATTCAATTTTATCAAAATGCTAGCGGCGGTGTTCCAGGTCCTCAAGATTGTTTTTTAGTTTTACGTGGTATCAAAACTTTGCATTTACGCATGCAAAGACATTGTGAAAATGGGGAAAAAATTGCGCATTTCTTACGCCAACATCCCAAAGTTTCCAAAGTGCATTGGTGTGGCTTTGAAGACCATAGCGGATATGAAATTGCTAAAAAACAAATGCGTGGATTTGGTGGCATGGTAAGTTTTGAATTGAAAAATGATAGTTGGGAAGAGGTAAAACGAGTGCTTAGTTCAACTAAATTAATCACACTAGCGGAAAGTTTGGGTGGTGTGGAATCCTTGATGAATCATCCTGCGACAATGACGCATGCCTCTATTCCAAGAGAAGAACGTATCAAAAATGGCTTGAACGATGGATTGATTAGATTAAGTATCGGTATTGAGGATGCGGAAGATTTGATCAAAGATTTGGATCAAGCAATCAACGGATAG
- a CDS encoding acyl carrier protein phosphodiesterase, whose translation MNLLAHAYLSFDHTEILIGNMIGDFVRGKQYLKYPIEIQKGILLHRQIDNFTDTHPINIATKKIFQPKVRLYASAFLDIAYDHFLAIQPGIYSPSEWKTHIHGWYYSIGNDVKDLPIPFQKMFHYMEAEDWLFNYRYPQQIEESFEGLVHRAQYLPNELDVFPLFENNYAYLQQQFQIFFPELKQFVQEYLDKNISS comes from the coding sequence TTGGAAATATGATTGGAGATTTCGTAAGAGGAAAACAATATCTGAAATACCCTATTGAAATACAAAAGGGGATTCTTTTACACCGCCAGATTGATAATTTCACTGACACACATCCAATTAATATAGCCACAAAAAAAATTTTCCAACCAAAAGTGCGGCTCTACGCTAGCGCATTTTTGGATATCGCATATGACCATTTTTTGGCGATTCAACCAGGAATATATAGTCCGAGTGAATGGAAAACTCATATACATGGTTGGTACTATTCAATTGGTAATGATGTAAAAGATTTGCCTATTCCATTCCAAAAAATGTTTCATTACATGGAAGCAGAAGATTGGTTATTCAATTACAGATATCCGCAACAAATAGAAGAAAGTTTTGAAGGTCTGGTTCATAGAGCGCAATATTTGCCCAATGAGTTGGACGTTTTTCCCCTATTTGAAAATAATTACGCATATTTACAGCAACAATTTCAAATATTTTTTCCTGAGTTAAAACAATTTGTTCAGGAGTATTTGGATAAAAATATTTCATCTTAA
- the asnB gene encoding asparagine synthase (glutamine-hydrolyzing) yields MCGIAGIISPYPQLVVESRLHDMANSLIHRGPESEGFYLNDTHQIGFAHRRLAIIEKNSQGNQPFQYLHYTLVFNGEIYNYKELKIELGKVGYHFQTSSDTEVIPAAYDYWKIKFLDHLDGMFALALYDANEENIIVARDRFGEKPLYYYADYKERGRFEKFLFASEMKALWAAEVPKSLDGTMMLNYLSLGYVQNPHKKMATFYSNILSLPPGHYLKIFPKEGRVQMRNWYRLKYEAPDLEISEKDAIEKFQLLLNNSVEKRLRSDVTLGASLSGGIDSASIVSLMQKNGAKDFKTFTAIFPGFSNDESKKSKEISNHLQLSNYTVTPTAPDIYSELQHLCYHQEEPFQSASIFTQYKVYQRAQQEQVTVLLDGQGADEILGGYSKYIQWFLQYLFRTDKKLFKKEKPLFVDNYASFQWTWSNYAAAQFPNLVAKKLTNRTIKSQNSLPFNQEFIAHYQSTDILEKPNIFRPEDLMYYNIARMGLEELLRYADRNSMAWSREVRLPYLQHELVEFLFTLPSHLKFQNGFTKSILRKSVDNILPENIVWQKGKIGYEPPQKQWIQSDPMQGLLFAAKEKLVQEKIFQPKILQTHLPSADAHSTNNLDWKILNSSFFI; encoded by the coding sequence ATGTGTGGCATTGCCGGAATCATATCTCCTTATCCACAACTTGTAGTCGAGTCTAGACTACACGACATGGCAAATTCTTTAATACATAGAGGTCCTGAAAGCGAAGGATTTTATCTCAATGATACGCATCAAATCGGATTCGCTCATCGAAGATTGGCCATCATTGAAAAAAATAGTCAAGGAAACCAGCCATTTCAATATTTGCATTATACACTAGTCTTTAATGGGGAAATTTATAACTATAAGGAACTCAAAATTGAACTTGGAAAGGTTGGTTATCACTTCCAAACAAGCTCGGATACGGAAGTCATACCAGCAGCTTACGACTATTGGAAGATTAAATTTCTAGATCATTTAGATGGAATGTTTGCATTGGCATTGTACGATGCAAATGAAGAAAATATTATAGTTGCAAGAGATCGATTTGGAGAAAAACCACTGTATTACTATGCAGACTATAAAGAACGTGGCAGATTCGAAAAATTTCTATTCGCATCAGAAATGAAAGCGCTTTGGGCTGCCGAAGTTCCCAAAAGCTTAGATGGAACGATGATGCTAAATTATCTTTCGCTAGGATACGTACAAAACCCGCACAAAAAAATGGCGACTTTTTATTCCAATATTTTGAGTTTGCCTCCAGGACATTATTTGAAAATTTTTCCTAAAGAAGGTCGTGTGCAAATGCGTAATTGGTATCGTTTGAAATACGAAGCCCCTGATTTGGAAATTTCCGAAAAAGACGCCATCGAAAAGTTTCAATTACTTTTAAATAATTCAGTCGAAAAAAGATTACGTAGTGATGTTACTCTCGGTGCTAGCCTGAGTGGCGGCATTGATAGTGCAAGTATTGTCAGTTTAATGCAAAAAAATGGAGCAAAAGATTTCAAAACATTTACCGCAATATTTCCAGGATTTTCAAATGATGAATCAAAAAAAAGCAAAGAGATCTCCAATCATTTGCAATTAAGTAACTATACAGTCACACCAACTGCTCCAGACATATATAGTGAACTGCAACATCTTTGCTATCATCAAGAAGAACCTTTTCAAAGTGCAAGCATATTCACGCAATACAAAGTGTATCAAAGAGCGCAGCAAGAGCAAGTAACCGTACTATTAGATGGTCAAGGTGCCGATGAAATTTTGGGTGGTTATTCGAAATATATTCAATGGTTTTTACAATATCTATTTAGAACAGATAAAAAACTATTCAAAAAAGAAAAGCCTTTATTTGTAGATAATTATGCTTCATTCCAATGGACATGGAGCAACTATGCAGCAGCACAATTCCCCAATTTAGTCGCAAAAAAATTGACAAATCGTACTATAAAATCTCAAAATTCGCTTCCATTTAATCAGGAATTCATAGCACATTACCAAAGTACGGATATACTAGAAAAGCCCAACATTTTTCGTCCAGAAGATTTAATGTACTATAATATTGCTAGGATGGGATTGGAAGAGCTTTTACGTTATGCCGATCGAAATTCCATGGCATGGTCACGAGAAGTAAGATTACCTTATTTGCAACACGAATTGGTGGAATTTTTATTTACCCTTCCCTCCCATCTTAAATTTCAAAATGGATTTACAAAAAGTATTTTAAGAAAATCAGTCGATAATATTTTACCCGAAAATATAGTATGGCAAAAGGGCAAAATCGGTTACGAACCTCCACAAAAGCAATGGATACAATCTGATCCGATGCAAGGATTACTATTCGCAGCAAAAGAAAAATTAGTACAAGAAAAAATATTTCAACCCAAAATTTTACAAACGCATTTACCATCCGCAGATGCACATAGTACGAATAATTTGGATTGGAAAATTTTAAATAGTTCCTTTTTCATTTAA